A DNA window from Paenibacillus segetis contains the following coding sequences:
- the ligA gene encoding NAD-dependent DNA ligase LigA, translating to MDVMQRMERLVEQLNQYNYHYYTLDQPLISDKEYDALYDQLTALETEAGMALPDSPTNRVGGELLKGFKPHRHLSSLWSLDKAQNEEHLLNWNNRALKLIADYNSKNPDSPLPAPTYVVELKFDGLTLNLTYSDGQLVQAATRGNGTVGEGILAQVKTIKSVPLSIPYRDGTIEVQGEGIMNLSVLAKYNETAVEPLKNARNAAAGALRNLNPRTTAERKLSAFFYNVGYSDGISFADHREMMEFLKDNRFKVNPYVTYFDSFDGVMQELHSISDNRSSLDYLIDGAVIKITDMRTREVLGYTDKFPRWAVAFKFEAEETTTVLESVSWNVGRTGKITPLAKVEAVELAGVTVQNCTLNNAGDIERKNLKFALGSRVFIRRSNDVIPEILGKVTDEQDGEEIIVPEHCPACGFPLEQRGAHLFCNNRLECKPQIVARITHFASRDAMDIETFSEKTAEQLYDEVNVHEPSDLYTLTYEDLIKLERFGEKKANNLLDAIEQSKGRDLASFLFALGIPNTGKSTTKVLAEHFRDLTAVMSATEEELTVLPDIGGIVAESIVSFFADPFMQASIQKMLSLGVEAKAPEKSSAPVTDSFFSGKTVVLTGTLHRLSRDEATERLEALGAKVTGSVSKKTDLVIAGEKAGSKLAKARELGIPVMENEEEWIKLLDGEQN from the coding sequence ATGGATGTCATGCAGAGAATGGAACGGCTCGTCGAGCAATTAAATCAATACAACTATCATTACTATACGTTGGATCAACCACTGATCAGTGATAAGGAATATGATGCGCTATACGATCAGTTGACCGCGCTTGAGACAGAGGCGGGGATGGCACTCCCGGATTCGCCTACGAACAGAGTTGGTGGAGAGCTACTCAAAGGCTTCAAACCACATCGTCATCTATCTTCATTGTGGAGTCTCGACAAAGCACAGAATGAGGAGCACCTCTTGAACTGGAATAATCGAGCTCTAAAGCTGATTGCGGACTACAATAGCAAGAATCCAGACTCTCCATTGCCCGCTCCTACCTATGTCGTTGAACTGAAATTTGATGGACTAACTTTGAATTTGACCTATAGTGATGGACAGCTGGTGCAAGCGGCGACGCGAGGTAATGGTACAGTTGGTGAGGGGATCCTTGCGCAAGTGAAGACGATCAAATCTGTTCCCCTCAGTATTCCATATCGCGATGGAACGATTGAAGTGCAAGGTGAGGGTATCATGAATTTGTCCGTACTGGCCAAATACAATGAGACAGCTGTTGAACCACTTAAAAATGCCCGCAATGCGGCAGCAGGAGCTCTACGTAACTTGAATCCACGAACAACAGCAGAACGAAAGCTGAGCGCTTTTTTCTATAACGTGGGTTATTCTGACGGCATTTCTTTTGCTGACCACCGTGAAATGATGGAGTTTCTCAAAGATAATCGCTTTAAAGTAAATCCTTATGTAACCTATTTTGATAGCTTTGACGGAGTAATGCAGGAACTGCATTCTATTTCGGACAACCGGTCATCCCTCGATTATCTGATCGACGGGGCTGTTATCAAAATTACAGACATGCGTACGCGTGAAGTGCTTGGATATACGGATAAATTCCCCCGTTGGGCCGTGGCTTTTAAATTTGAAGCGGAAGAGACGACAACTGTGCTGGAATCCGTCTCCTGGAATGTCGGTCGTACTGGGAAAATAACCCCTCTCGCCAAGGTAGAAGCAGTTGAGCTCGCAGGGGTGACGGTTCAGAACTGCACATTGAACAATGCTGGAGATATTGAACGAAAAAATTTAAAATTCGCACTCGGTTCACGAGTGTTCATTCGGCGCTCCAATGATGTCATTCCAGAAATACTGGGAAAAGTGACAGACGAACAGGACGGCGAGGAGATTATTGTACCTGAACATTGTCCAGCTTGCGGATTCCCGTTGGAGCAGCGTGGTGCGCATCTGTTCTGTAATAACCGTTTGGAGTGTAAGCCGCAGATTGTGGCTCGGATTACCCATTTTGCTTCTCGTGATGCAATGGATATCGAGACGTTCAGCGAAAAAACAGCCGAGCAGTTATACGATGAAGTGAATGTCCATGAACCTTCAGATCTGTATACGTTGACGTATGAGGATTTGATCAAGCTGGAGCGATTCGGTGAGAAGAAGGCAAACAACCTGCTAGATGCCATCGAACAGAGTAAAGGAAGAGACTTAGCTTCCTTCTTATTTGCCCTCGGTATCCCAAATACCGGTAAATCGACAACCAAGGTATTGGCTGAGCATTTCCGTGATTTGACTGCAGTGATGTCTGCGACCGAAGAAGAACTGACCGTGCTACCTGATATCGGCGGTATTGTCGCTGAAAGTATTGTATCCTTCTTTGCTGATCCATTCATGCAAGCGAGTATACAGAAGATGCTTTCGCTAGGTGTAGAAGCCAAAGCACCGGAGAAATCCTCAGCACCTGTAACGGATTCTTTCTTTTCTGGGAAGACGGTTGTCTTAACCGGTACCTTGCACCGGCTTAGTCGTGATGAAGCGACTGAACGTTTGGAGGCGTTAGGTGCTAAGGTGACAGGAAGTGTATCCAAGAAGACGGATCTTGTCATTGCCGGAGAAAAAGCCGGCAGCAAGCTTGCGAAGGCAAGAGAACTAGGAATACCCGTCATGGAAAATGAAGAAGAATGGATTAAATTGCTGGATGGAGAACAAAATTAA
- a CDS encoding ABC transporter substrate-binding protein has translation MGSKFVHKVALFAMSCLLVVGCSAGAGKETTKERQSLRVMFWDENYFFQQYGDLFAMKYPNIDIEVVNQQSMYNEEVTDYDKAFNDFVEKEQPDVVLLDTSKLETFISDGKLLELDPLIARDKYNTDTIYPGLIDLLKEQGNGKLFGMSPSFSGSVLLYNADLFNKYGVELPHDGMTWQEIIDTARRFPTDGDEKTRIYGYGIQGTLNLGTIASYIASTEGLTAINPDTMKVTINTDSWKRAYQLALDAVKSDTVYNPKDGGFGGGSMEDYYQSQLFLMGRIALTTGGLGMLQNLKEASDRIKDYKPFELGMVAGPIDPAEPDVTRDVYLNEVFAIQSNSPNSEAAWEFLKFINGEEYAKIKSRSMNSGMMSRMGFTKEYNGHNLDVFYKLKPKPNNSYKGMEKIPNEFYNQYQPIVDRELALVQDNKKALSDALATIQEEGQVILDKAVKDAEANKGKTPESTTNGEPSSGVTVVE, from the coding sequence ATGGGAAGTAAATTCGTACATAAGGTCGCTCTTTTTGCTATGAGTTGCCTGTTAGTGGTAGGGTGTAGCGCAGGAGCGGGGAAAGAAACGACTAAGGAGAGACAAAGTCTCAGAGTTATGTTCTGGGATGAAAACTACTTTTTCCAACAATATGGTGATTTATTCGCTATGAAATATCCAAACATTGATATTGAAGTAGTTAACCAGCAATCCATGTACAACGAAGAAGTGACGGATTATGATAAAGCATTTAATGATTTCGTTGAAAAAGAACAACCGGATGTGGTCCTGCTCGATACCTCGAAGCTTGAAACCTTCATTTCTGATGGGAAGCTGTTGGAACTGGATCCGTTAATTGCACGTGATAAATACAATACGGACACCATCTACCCCGGATTAATTGATTTGTTAAAAGAACAGGGGAACGGCAAGTTATTTGGAATGTCTCCATCATTTAGTGGAAGCGTCCTCCTTTACAATGCGGATTTGTTTAATAAATATGGAGTTGAGCTACCACATGATGGAATGACTTGGCAGGAAATCATCGATACGGCTCGTCGTTTCCCTACAGATGGCGATGAGAAGACTCGGATATACGGTTACGGTATACAGGGAACCTTAAATTTGGGTACTATCGCAAGTTACATTGCAAGTACTGAAGGTCTAACTGCAATAAATCCAGACACAATGAAAGTTACGATCAATACAGATTCATGGAAAAGGGCTTATCAGCTTGCTTTAGATGCTGTAAAATCGGATACCGTATACAATCCTAAGGACGGAGGATTTGGCGGGGGATCCATGGAAGATTATTATCAAAGCCAATTGTTCCTTATGGGACGTATAGCTTTAACTACAGGTGGTCTGGGTATGCTTCAAAATTTAAAAGAAGCCAGTGATCGGATAAAAGACTACAAGCCATTTGAACTAGGTATGGTTGCTGGCCCAATTGATCCAGCAGAGCCGGACGTAACGAGAGATGTTTATCTTAATGAAGTTTTTGCAATCCAGTCCAATTCGCCAAATTCAGAAGCCGCTTGGGAGTTCTTGAAATTTATTAATGGCGAAGAATATGCCAAGATTAAGTCAAGATCGATGAATAGTGGAATGATGTCACGTATGGGGTTTACTAAAGAGTATAATGGCCACAATCTGGATGTGTTCTATAAACTGAAACCTAAACCAAACAATAGTTATAAAGGAATGGAAAAGATTCCAAATGAATTCTATAATCAGTACCAGCCGATTGTCGATAGAGAGTTGGCATTAGTTCAAGATAACAAGAAAGCACTTAGTGACGCGTTAGCAACAATTCAGGAAGAAGGGCAAGTTATTCTTGATAAAGCGGTGAAGGATGCCGAGGCCAATAAGGGCAAAACACCAGAAAGTACAACTAATGGAGAGCCAAGTTCAGGGGTAACGGTAGTGGAATAA